A stretch of DNA from Ignavibacteriota bacterium:
TGCGATCGCGGGCTACGTGGCCTTCGTGTACTTCACTCTTCCGGGCGCGGGCATCATTGCGCTGCGCGACCGCGATCCGGAGATGTCGGCACTGATGCGCCAGCGCTGGGAGGAGGCGGGAGGCACACTCGAGATCAAGAACACCTTTGTGCCGCTCGAGAAAATTGCGCCCAGTTTTGTGCGCGCCGTACTCGCAGTGGAAGACGGAGGATTTTACCGCCATTCGGGCATCGACTGGCGCGCGCTCGAGAACGCGATGAAACGCAATGAGCGGTCCGGACGCATCCGTTTCGGCGGCAGCACGATCACGATGCAACTCGCCAAGAACCTCTTCCTCTCGAACGACCGCTCGTATCTGCGCAAGGTAAAGGAGGCGATACTCACCTTCCGCCTCGAGAAGCATCTGCCGAAAAAACGCATCCTCGAAATCTACCTGAACATCATCGAACTCGGTCCCGGCATCTTCGGCGCCGAGGCGGCTGCGCGCCACTATTATCACAAATCCGCCGCCTCGATGTCGCGCGAAGAGTCGATCCGCCTCGCGGCAATCATTTCGAGTCCGCTGAAACACACCCCCTTCGAGAACGGGCGTTTCATCAACAGGCGCAAGGGCACGATTTACAGAAAGATCGGCGGCTAGCGCCCCGCCCCGGACCACGCGTCATGAAGTACCACGTCTTTACCGAGCTGGTGGATGCGGGCGAAGGCCTGCACGTGGAATTCAAACGCAAGGTTTCGTCGCCCGAAAAGATCGCGCGCGAGATGATCGCCTTTGCGAACACGGCGGGCGGCACGGTGATCTTCGGTATCGACGACGATAAGGCGCTTGTGGGGGTTGTGAGCGAAAAGGGAGAACTCGACGACATCCGTATCGCGGCCGAGGAACTGGCGGATCCGCCTCTGACCTACGACGTCACGATATTTAATGTACAGGGACGCGATGTGATCT
This window harbors:
- the mtgA gene encoding monofunctional biosynthetic peptidoglycan transglycosylase — protein: MTASRFFRIVLFAIAGYVAFVYFTLPGAGIIALRDRDPEMSALMRQRWEEAGGTLEIKNTFVPLEKIAPSFVRAVLAVEDGGFYRHSGIDWRALENAMKRNERSGRIRFGGSTITMQLAKNLFLSNDRSYLRKVKEAILTFRLEKHLPKKRILEIYLNIIELGPGIFGAEAAARHYYHKSAASMSREESIRLAAIISSPLKHTPFENGRFINRRKGTIYRKIGG